Proteins encoded together in one Numida meleagris isolate 19003 breed g44 Domestic line chromosome 17, NumMel1.0, whole genome shotgun sequence window:
- the ANKRD40 gene encoding ankyrin repeat domain-containing protein 40 isoform X1 — MEAKELQERLREAAALGDAEEVRRLLALGVSPNAQNEVNGWTCLHWACKRNHAPVVAQLLLGGADAEILTRKGERPAQLTSRREIRRMLGVEEDELPDVTTGSELPIIPNYLANPPFPYIYNSTSSSVPEPPANGSVSRREWQGSASSPLPAAEPCARALAPSVSDGALPPVPGGCAGAQCSRAAAQSALFQASWGRAPPSPAGPQQPGAPPGSGSCAGPVPTFQPVFFTGAFPLNMQELVLKVRIQNPSLKENDFIEIELDRQELTYKELLRVSCRELGVNPGHVQKIRKLPNTMLRKDKDVARLQDFQELELVLTVSDKNFPFRVPALSEQSGYNKKASELTY, encoded by the exons ATGGAGGcgaaggagctgcaggagcggctgcgggaggcggcggcgctGGGGGACGCCGAGGAGGTGCGGCGGCTGCTGGCGCTCGGCGTCAGCCCCAACGCGCAGAACGAAGTCAACGGGTG GACGTGCCTGCACTGGGCCTGCAAGCGGAACCACGCGCCCGTGGTGGCCCAGCTGCTGCTCGGCGGCGCGGATGCGGAGATCCTCACCAGGAAGGGGGAGCGGCCGGCCCAGCTGACGTCCCGCAGGGAGATCCGCAGGATGCTGGGAG tggaAGAGGATGAACTCCCAGACGTAACAACCGGTTCGGAGCTGCCCATCATCCCTAACTACCTGGCAAACCCACCTTTCCCATACATTTATAACTCCACGAGCAGCAGCGTCCCAGAGCCCCCTGCCAACGGCAGCGTGTCCCGCAGGGAATGGCAGGGCTCTGCCTCCTCTCCGCTGCCCGCTGCAGAGCCGTGTGCACGGGCACTGGCTCCCAGCGTGAGTGATGGAGCGCTGCCGCCTGTGCCCGGGGGCTGTGCCGGAGCGCAGTGCTCCAGGGCCGCAGCTCAGAGCGCACTGTTCCAGGCATCCTGGGGCAGGgctcctccttctcctgccGGACCACAGCAGCCTGGAGCTCCGCCGGGGAGCGGCTCCTGCGCGGGGCCCGTGCCGACCTTCCAGCCCGTGTTCTTCACAGGAGCTTTTCCACTTAACATGCAAG aaCTGGTGCTTAAAGTTAGAATACAAAACCCTAGtcttaaagaaaatgacttcattGAAATTGAGCTGGACAGACAAGAGCTGACCTATAAGGAACTGCTCCGAGTGAGTTGCCGTGAGCTGGGTGTTAACCCTGGACATGTACAGAAGATCAGAAAATTACCAAATACCATGCTAAGAAAG GACAAAGATGTGGCAAGGCTGCAGGATTTCCAAGAACTGGAACTTGTTCTGACAGTAAGCGACAAAAACTTCCCTTTCAGAGTCCCAGCACTTTCCGAACAGAGTGGTTATAACAAGAAGGCTTCAGAACTGACCTATTAA
- the ANKRD40 gene encoding ankyrin repeat domain-containing protein 40 isoform X3 encodes MEAKELQERLREAAALGDAEEVRRLLALGVSPNAQNEVNGWTCLHWACKRNHAPVVAQLLLGGADAEILTRKGERPAQLTSRREIRRMLGVEEDELPDVTTGSELPIIPNYLANPPFPYIYNSTSSSVPEPPANGSVSRREWQGSASSPLPAAEPCARALAPSVSDGALPPVPGGCAGAQCSRAAAQSALFQASWGRAPPSPAGPQQPGAPPGSGSCAGPVPTFQPVFFTGAFPLNMQELVLKVRIQNPSLKENDFIEIELDRQELTYKELLRVSCRELGVNPGHVQKIRKLPNTMLRKDKDVARLQDFQELELVLTVSDKNFPFRVPALSEQSGYNKKASELTY; translated from the exons gagctgcaggagcggctgcgggaggcggcggcgctGGGGGACGCCGAGGAGGTGCGGCGGCTGCTGGCGCTCGGCGTCAGCCCCAACGCGCAGAACGAAGTCAACGGGTG GACGTGCCTGCACTGGGCCTGCAAGCGGAACCACGCGCCCGTGGTGGCCCAGCTGCTGCTCGGCGGCGCGGATGCGGAGATCCTCACCAGGAAGGGGGAGCGGCCGGCCCAGCTGACGTCCCGCAGGGAGATCCGCAGGATGCTGGGAG tggaAGAGGATGAACTCCCAGACGTAACAACCGGTTCGGAGCTGCCCATCATCCCTAACTACCTGGCAAACCCACCTTTCCCATACATTTATAACTCCACGAGCAGCAGCGTCCCAGAGCCCCCTGCCAACGGCAGCGTGTCCCGCAGGGAATGGCAGGGCTCTGCCTCCTCTCCGCTGCCCGCTGCAGAGCCGTGTGCACGGGCACTGGCTCCCAGCGTGAGTGATGGAGCGCTGCCGCCTGTGCCCGGGGGCTGTGCCGGAGCGCAGTGCTCCAGGGCCGCAGCTCAGAGCGCACTGTTCCAGGCATCCTGGGGCAGGgctcctccttctcctgccGGACCACAGCAGCCTGGAGCTCCGCCGGGGAGCGGCTCCTGCGCGGGGCCCGTGCCGACCTTCCAGCCCGTGTTCTTCACAGGAGCTTTTCCACTTAACATGCAAG aaCTGGTGCTTAAAGTTAGAATACAAAACCCTAGtcttaaagaaaatgacttcattGAAATTGAGCTGGACAGACAAGAGCTGACCTATAAGGAACTGCTCCGAGTGAGTTGCCGTGAGCTGGGTGTTAACCCTGGACATGTACAGAAGATCAGAAAATTACCAAATACCATGCTAAGAAAG GACAAAGATGTGGCAAGGCTGCAGGATTTCCAAGAACTGGAACTTGTTCTGACAGTAAGCGACAAAAACTTCCCTTTCAGAGTCCCAGCACTTTCCGAACAGAGTGGTTATAACAAGAAGGCTTCAGAACTGACCTATTAA
- the ANKRD40 gene encoding ankyrin repeat domain-containing protein 40 isoform X2, which translates to MEAKELQERLREAAALGDAEEVRRLLALGVSPNAQNEVNGWTCLHWACKRNHAPVVAQLLLGGADAEILTRKGERPAQLTSRREIRRMLGVEEDELPDVTTGSELPIIPNYLANPPFPYIYNSTSSSVPEPPANGSVSRREWQGSASSPLPAAEPCARALAPSVSDGALPPVPGGCAGAQCSRAAAQSALFQASWGRAPPSPAGPQQPGAPPGSGSCAGPVPTFQPVFFTGAFPLNMQELVLKVRIQNPSLKENDFIEIELDRQELTYKELLRVSCRELGVNPGHVQKIRKLPNTMLRKDKDVARLQDFQELELVLTVSDKNFPFRVPALSEQSGYNKKASELTY; encoded by the exons GcgaaggagctgcaggagcggctgcgggaggcggcggcgctGGGGGACGCCGAGGAGGTGCGGCGGCTGCTGGCGCTCGGCGTCAGCCCCAACGCGCAGAACGAAGTCAACGGGTG GACGTGCCTGCACTGGGCCTGCAAGCGGAACCACGCGCCCGTGGTGGCCCAGCTGCTGCTCGGCGGCGCGGATGCGGAGATCCTCACCAGGAAGGGGGAGCGGCCGGCCCAGCTGACGTCCCGCAGGGAGATCCGCAGGATGCTGGGAG tggaAGAGGATGAACTCCCAGACGTAACAACCGGTTCGGAGCTGCCCATCATCCCTAACTACCTGGCAAACCCACCTTTCCCATACATTTATAACTCCACGAGCAGCAGCGTCCCAGAGCCCCCTGCCAACGGCAGCGTGTCCCGCAGGGAATGGCAGGGCTCTGCCTCCTCTCCGCTGCCCGCTGCAGAGCCGTGTGCACGGGCACTGGCTCCCAGCGTGAGTGATGGAGCGCTGCCGCCTGTGCCCGGGGGCTGTGCCGGAGCGCAGTGCTCCAGGGCCGCAGCTCAGAGCGCACTGTTCCAGGCATCCTGGGGCAGGgctcctccttctcctgccGGACCACAGCAGCCTGGAGCTCCGCCGGGGAGCGGCTCCTGCGCGGGGCCCGTGCCGACCTTCCAGCCCGTGTTCTTCACAGGAGCTTTTCCACTTAACATGCAAG aaCTGGTGCTTAAAGTTAGAATACAAAACCCTAGtcttaaagaaaatgacttcattGAAATTGAGCTGGACAGACAAGAGCTGACCTATAAGGAACTGCTCCGAGTGAGTTGCCGTGAGCTGGGTGTTAACCCTGGACATGTACAGAAGATCAGAAAATTACCAAATACCATGCTAAGAAAG GACAAAGATGTGGCAAGGCTGCAGGATTTCCAAGAACTGGAACTTGTTCTGACAGTAAGCGACAAAAACTTCCCTTTCAGAGTCCCAGCACTTTCCGAACAGAGTGGTTATAACAAGAAGGCTTCAGAACTGACCTATTAA
- the ANKRD40 gene encoding ankyrin repeat domain-containing protein 40 isoform X4, protein MEAKELQERLREAAALGDAEEVRRLLALGVSPNAQNEVNGWTCLHWACKRNHAPVVAQLLLGGADAEILTRKGERPAQLTSRREIRRMLGVEEDELPDVTTGSELPIIPNYLANPPFPYIYNSTSSSVPEPPANGSVSRREWQGSASSPLPAAEPCARALAPSASWGRAPPSPAGPQQPGAPPGSGSCAGPVPTFQPVFFTGAFPLNMQELVLKVRIQNPSLKENDFIEIELDRQELTYKELLRVSCRELGVNPGHVQKIRKLPNTMLRKDKDVARLQDFQELELVLTVSDKNFPFRVPALSEQSGYNKKASELTY, encoded by the exons ATGGAGGcgaaggagctgcaggagcggctgcgggaggcggcggcgctGGGGGACGCCGAGGAGGTGCGGCGGCTGCTGGCGCTCGGCGTCAGCCCCAACGCGCAGAACGAAGTCAACGGGTG GACGTGCCTGCACTGGGCCTGCAAGCGGAACCACGCGCCCGTGGTGGCCCAGCTGCTGCTCGGCGGCGCGGATGCGGAGATCCTCACCAGGAAGGGGGAGCGGCCGGCCCAGCTGACGTCCCGCAGGGAGATCCGCAGGATGCTGGGAG tggaAGAGGATGAACTCCCAGACGTAACAACCGGTTCGGAGCTGCCCATCATCCCTAACTACCTGGCAAACCCACCTTTCCCATACATTTATAACTCCACGAGCAGCAGCGTCCCAGAGCCCCCTGCCAACGGCAGCGTGTCCCGCAGGGAATGGCAGGGCTCTGCCTCCTCTCCGCTGCCCGCTGCAGAGCCGTGTGCACGGGCACTGGCTCCCAGC GCATCCTGGGGCAGGgctcctccttctcctgccGGACCACAGCAGCCTGGAGCTCCGCCGGGGAGCGGCTCCTGCGCGGGGCCCGTGCCGACCTTCCAGCCCGTGTTCTTCACAGGAGCTTTTCCACTTAACATGCAAG aaCTGGTGCTTAAAGTTAGAATACAAAACCCTAGtcttaaagaaaatgacttcattGAAATTGAGCTGGACAGACAAGAGCTGACCTATAAGGAACTGCTCCGAGTGAGTTGCCGTGAGCTGGGTGTTAACCCTGGACATGTACAGAAGATCAGAAAATTACCAAATACCATGCTAAGAAAG GACAAAGATGTGGCAAGGCTGCAGGATTTCCAAGAACTGGAACTTGTTCTGACAGTAAGCGACAAAAACTTCCCTTTCAGAGTCCCAGCACTTTCCGAACAGAGTGGTTATAACAAGAAGGCTTCAGAACTGACCTATTAA